The following DNA comes from Desulfobacterales bacterium.
CATTTCGCAGCATCTGGTCTGTCTGTATTGAACTTTTATGCCGCATAACAAATTCAATCATATCTAATAGGACTTCTTCAGATAAATAATGCGGTGTCAATCCCAGGTCTAAAAGGCCTGTATGAACCGGATTATAGTAATGTTCTTCAGCCTCTGTGCGCGGATTTTCAATATGCTCGATTTGGACATTTAATTGGACCTGCTTGCCCGCCTCCCTGACTTTTTCTGCCAGGTCATTGACGCTGAAGGTTTCGGTGAACTGATTAAAAATGCGCAATTCGCCCAGGTCAGCCGGATTTTCCACTGCTAAGCGAACACAATTCAAGGTGTCTTTTATATTTAAATAGCCGCGGGTTTGGCCGCCCTTACCATAAACCGTCAGCGGGTATCCGGCCACGGCCTGAACCACAAAACGGTTTAACACCGTTCCAAAGATTTCGTCATAATTAAAAAAAGGCAGCAGGCGGTCATCCTGTGAAGATTCATCGGTGAACATGCCGTAAACCGGCCCCTGCATCAGGTCGGTGACCCGCAAACCCCAGGTGCGCACGTAAAACCACAGCAAATCGGTGTCCATTATTTTGGTGGTGTGGTAAAGACTGCTGGCCTGGCGCGGATATAAAAATTTTTGCTGGCGGCCCTTGTGCGCAACTTCCAGCCATCCTTCTTCGATATCGATATTGGGGGTGCCGTATTCACCCATGGTGCCCAGTTTGACGATATGGGCATCCGGGCAATATTCCCGCACGGCAAAAATAACATTGGCCGTTACCATTAAGTTGTTGCTCAGCGTCAGGGTGGCTGCCTGACGATCGAGCATTGAATAAGGGGCTGCGGGCTGCTCGGCATAGTGGATGATGGCCTGCGGGCTGGATTTTTGAAACACCTCGGCGACAAAATCCCAATCGTTGAGGTCTCCGACATGAACGGCAATCTTATGCCCTGAAATCGATTGCCAGAGG
Coding sequences within:
- a CDS encoding NAD-dependent epimerase/dehydratase family protein — translated: MRVLILGGDGYLGWPTAMHLSARGHEVAVADNYLRRNLCQELQLEFLHDVPDLTKRADLWQSISGHKIAVHVGDLNDWDFVAEVFQKSSPQAIIHYAEQPAAPYSMLDRQAATLTLSNNLMVTANVIFAVREYCPDAHIVKLGTMGEYGTPNIDIEEGWLEVAHKGRQQKFLYPRQASSLYHTTKIMDTDLLWFYVRTWGLRVTDLMQGPVYGMFTDESSQDDRLLPFFNYDEIFGTVLNRFVVQAVAGYPLTVYGKGGQTRGYLNIKDTLNCVRLAVENPADLGELRIFNQFTETFSVNDLAEKVREAGKQVQLNVQIEHIENPRTEAEEHYYNPVHTGLLDLGLTPHYLSEEVLLDMIEFVMRHKSSIQTDQMLRNVKWN